One window from the genome of Salmo trutta unplaced genomic scaffold, fSalTru1.1, whole genome shotgun sequence encodes:
- the LOC115181001 gene encoding uncharacterized protein LOC115181001 → MLYGLFPAQSGPRRCCMVCSQPRAAHTDVVWFVPSPERPTQMLYGLFPAQSGPHRCCMVCSQPRATHTDVVWFVPSPERPTQMLYGLFPAQSGPHRCCMVCSQPRAAHTDVVWFVPSPERPTQMLYGLFPAQSDPHRCCMVCSQPRATHTDVVWFVPSPERPTQMLYGLFPAQSDPRRCCLVCSQPRAAHADVVWFVPSPERPTQMLYGLFPAQSDPRRCCMVCSQPRATHADVVWFVPSPERPTQMLYGLFPAQSDPRRCCMVCSQPRATHTDVVWFVPSPERPTQMLYGLFPAQSDPRRCCMVCSQPRATHADVVWFVPSPERPTQMLYGLFPAQSGPRRCCMVLHIFRVQL, encoded by the exons AtgttgtatggtttgttcccaGCCCAGAGCGGCCCACGCAGAtgttgtatggtttgttcccaGCCCAGAGCGGCCCACACAGAtgttgtatggtttgttcccaGCCCAGAGCGGCCCACACAGAtgttgtatggtttgttcccaGCCCAGAGCGGTCCACACAGAtgttgtatggtttgttcccaGCCCAGAGCGACCCACACAGAtgttgtatggtttgttcccaGCCCAGAGCGACCCACACAGAtgttgtatggtttgttcccaGCCCAGAGCGGCCCACACAGAtgttgtatggtttgttcccaGCCCAGAGCGGCCCACACAGAtgttgtatggtttgttcccaGCCCAGAGCGGCCCACACAGAtgttgtatggtttgttcccaGCCCAGAGCGACCCACACAGAtgttgtatggtttgttcccaGCCCAGAGCGACCCACACAGAtgttgtatggtttgttcccaGCCCAGAGCGGCCCACACAGAtgttgtatggtttgttcccaGCCCAGAGCGACCCACGCAGATGTTGTCTGGTTTGTTCCCAGCCCAGAGCGGCCCACGCAGAtgttgtatggtttgttcccaGCCCAGAGCGACCCACGCAGAtgttgtatggtttgttcccaGCCCAGAGCGACCCACGCAGAtgttgtatggtttgttcccaGCCCAGAGCGACCCACGCAGAtgttgtatggtttgttcccaGCCCAGAGCGACCCACGCAGAtgttgtatggtttgttcccaGCCCAGAGCGACCCACGCAGAtgttgtatggtttgttcccaGCCCAGAGCGACCCACACAGAtgttgtatggtttgttcccaGCCCAGAGCGACCCACGCAGAtgttgtatggtttgttcccaGCCCAGAGCGACCCACGCAGAtgttgtatggtttgttcccaGCCCAGAGCGACCCACGCAGAtgttgtatggtttgttcccaGCCCAGAGCGACCCACGCAGAtgttgtatggtttgttcccaGCCCAGAGCGGCCCACGCAGAtgttgtatg GTTCTTCACATATTCAGGGTCCAGTTGTGA
- the frrs1l gene encoding DOMON domain-containing protein FRRS1L codes for MIFLRSLLQLAVLLVQGSWRGVAPSPTDEGALRASHGDHGEPGHKEPHKDSYSTFASEFLESRHLSDDGYPFPTAPPVDPFARIKVVDCGVTKGCIRYGKPGCDAETCDYFMSYRRIGTDVEYEMSADTDGWVAVGFSSDKKMGGDDVMGCVHDDNGRVRIHHFYNVGQWAKEIKRNPARDEEGVFDNNRVTCRFKRPLYVPREETLVDLHLSWFYLLAWGPAIQGSITRHDNDAPPVSDHMISIYKYEDIFMPSTAYQTFSSPFCLLLIVALTFYLLMGTP; via the exons ATGATTTTCCTGCGCAGCCTGCTGCAGCTGGCGGTGCTCCTGGTCCAGGGCAGTTGGCGGGGGGTAGCGCCGAGCCCCACGGATGAAGGCGCACTGCGGGCGAGCCACGGAGACCACGGAGAGCCGGGCCACAAGGAGCCCCATAAGGACTCATACAGTACGTTCGCCTCGGAGTTCCTGGAGTCTAGACATCTATCGGATGATG gctACCCCTTCCCCACCGCCCCTCCTGTGGATCCCTTCGCCAGGATCAAAGTCGTAGACTGTGGAGTCACCAAGGGCTGCataag gtatggGAAGCCGGGGTGTGATGCAGAGACGTGTGACTATTTCATGAGTTACCGGCGGATCGGGACAGACGTGGAGTATGAGATGAGTGCTGACACTGACGGCTGGGTGGCTGTAGGCTTCTCCTCAGACAAGAAGATG GGAGGAGATGACGTGATGGGCTGTGTCCATGACGATAATGGGCGTGTTCGTATCCATCACTTCTACAACGTGGGCCAGTGGGCCAAGGAGATCAAGAGGAATCCTGCCAGGGACGAAGAGGGCGTGTTTGACAACAACCGTGTGACCTGCCGCTTCAAACGGCCGCTCTACGTCCCTagagaggagacactggtggATCTGCATCTCTCCTGGTTCTACCTGTTGGCCTGGGGGCCTGCTATACAAG gttcCATCACACGTCATGACAACGATGCTCCGCCAGTCTCCGATCACATGATCAGCATCTATAAATATGAGGACATCTTCATGCCGTCTACAGCCTACCAGACGTTCTCCTCACCCTTCTGTCTGCTGCTCATAGTAGCCCTCACCTTCTATCTGCTGATGGGCAccccctga